From Xyrauchen texanus isolate HMW12.3.18 chromosome 9, RBS_HiC_50CHRs, whole genome shotgun sequence, the proteins below share one genomic window:
- the LOC127649123 gene encoding LOW QUALITY PROTEIN: serine/threonine-protein kinase STK11-like (The sequence of the model RefSeq protein was modified relative to this genomic sequence to represent the inferred CDS: deleted 2 bases in 1 codon): MMSVGGDLHHLEYLTENELMGMDTFIHRIDSTEVIYQPRRKRAKLVGKYLMGDLLGEGSYGKVKEMLDSETLCRRAVKILKKKKLRRIPNGEANVKKEIQLLRRLQHKNVIQLVDVLYNEEKQKMYMVMEYCVCGMQEMLDSVPEKRFPVFQAHGYFCQLLDGLEYLHSQGIVHKDIKPGNLLLTTDGTLKISDLGVAEALHPFAEDDTCRTSQGSPAFQPPEIANGLDTFSGFKVDIWSAGVTLYNITTSLYPFEGDNIYKLFENIGKGDYSIPEDCIPLLSDLLRGMLEYDPVKRFCIQRIRQHNWVRKKHPPSEPPVPIPPSAETRDSWRSMTVVPYLVDLHGYGDDDELFDGEDDIIYTQDFTVPGQVTEEEEEEEEEEGDRASERSCAVAKPLCVNGTESASFKPKSERRSSSSSNPSRKGISAASKIRKLSTCKQQ; encoded by the exons atgatGAGTGTTGGCGGTGATCTTCATCATCTGGAATACCTGACAGAAAATGAGCTCATGGGGATGGACACCTTCATCCACCGCATCGACTCCACCGAGGTCATCTACCAGCCTCGCCGCAAGCGTGCCAAACTCGTCGGGAAGTATCTGATGGGAGATTTGCTCGGGGAGGGCTCTTACGGGAAGGTCAAGGAGATGCTGGACTCAGAGACTCTGTGTCGGAGAGCCGTGAAGATCCTGAAGAAGAAGAAGCTGAGGAGGATTCCGAACGGAGAGGCTAACGTGAAAAA GGAGATTCAGCTACTGAGACGACTACAGCACAAGAATGTCATCCAGCTGGTGGATGTGCTGTACAATGAAGAGAAGCAGAAGAT GTATATGGTCATGGAGTATTGTGTGTGTGGAATGCAGGAAATGTTGGATAGCGTTCCAGAGAAAAGATTTCCAGTGTTTCAAGCTCACGG GTACTTCTGCCAGCTTTTGGATGGTCTTGAATACTTGCACAGCCAGGGAATAGTACACAAAGACATTAAACCAGGGAATTTGCTGCTGACTACAGATGGGACGTTAAAGATCTCCGATTTGGGAGTAGCAGAG GCACTGCACCCCTTTGCGGAGGATGACACGTGCAGGACGAGTCAGGGGTCACCGGCGTTCCAGCCGCCCGAGATTGCCAACGGCCTCGACACGTTTTCAGGGTTTAAAGTGGATATCTGGTCTGCTGGAGTCACACT ATACAACATAACCACAAGCCTGTACCCATTTGAAGGGGACAACATCTATAAGCTGTTTGAGAACATTGGGAAGGGTGACTACAGTATTCCAGAGGATTGCATCCCGCTGCTCTCAGATCTGTTGAGAG GAATGCTGGAATATGATCCTGTGAAGAGGTTCTGCATACAGCGGATcagacaacacaa TTGGGTTCGTAAGAAGCACCCCCCCTCAGAACCGCCCGTGCCCATCCCGCCCAGCGCCGAGACCCGAGACTCATGGAGGAGCATGACGGTGGTGCCGTACCTGGTGGATCTCCATGGTTACGGTGATGATGACGAGCTGTTTGACGGGGAAGATGACATCATATACACTCAGGACTTCACGGTACCAG GGcaggtgactgaggaggaggaggaggaggaggaggaggag ggagatcgTGCTTCAGAGCGCAGTTGTGCTGTAGCGAAACCGCTGTGTGTGAACGGGACCGAGTCTGCATCATTCAAACCCAAGTCTGAGCGCCGCTCCAGTTCCTCCTCCAATCCCTCGCGGAAGGGCATTTCTGCCGCCAGCAAGATCCGCAAACTCTCCACCTGTAAGCAGCAATGA